The following coding sequences lie in one Mucilaginibacter sp. KACC 22773 genomic window:
- a CDS encoding DUF4153 domain-containing protein: MKFPSIKTLAEGFLSTLKRYPFELFFALIGTIAGTIEVELRHLNRVHEGWLMRGVMTANLGLLLSLSATLFTKSRQFSKQNKLIIKTIAALFAASLIFIIDPTAREADYIRFFLLSLSFHLLVAFAAFTGKGQVNGFWQFNKTLFLRFLTSVLYGVVLFLGIAAAIAATNFLFNFKFEWDTYAILWVWIVGLFTTTFFLAGVPADTRALNDDLSYPKALKIFTQFVLIPLSTIYVLILLAYEIKIITLWSLPKGLVSNLILSYAVFGVLSLLLIYPIREHDGNRWIKIYSRSFYFLLIPLLGLLFVAVGARVFMYGITEWRYFLIALACWLLFISVYFLAFKKQNIKLIPISLCIVTILSVYGPQSAFTVSMYSQKRIIIKFFEKHNALKNGKFIAVDSTKVSEKDGSKAVASLNYFIYKYDITPLQPYFNKDLTALSDSLGRLKSRDWRTSGDYGRRELRESKYEWARLSLGLHHFETWYNENDNAMTYYYTFSKKEKIVVVMGYDITLVADEYADTLTNNFNGIQIKQTQPANGSFTLKLNSETFNFRPFDVAHKLLADTATLNKYHTPTESEYYKNYDLPAKETLFTKETTTYKVAFQINSINFNITGKEKPADIKISGTYLIKIK, encoded by the coding sequence ATGAAATTCCCATCCATAAAAACGCTGGCCGAAGGCTTTCTGTCCACCTTGAAGCGCTATCCCTTTGAATTATTTTTTGCCCTTATTGGCACCATAGCAGGCACTATCGAGGTGGAACTTCGCCATTTGAACCGGGTACATGAGGGGTGGCTGATGCGCGGGGTGATGACGGCCAACCTGGGTTTGCTGCTTAGCCTATCGGCAACGCTATTTACAAAAAGCCGGCAGTTTAGCAAACAAAATAAACTCATTATAAAAACCATAGCTGCGCTTTTTGCAGCCTCGCTCATTTTCATCATCGATCCTACCGCCCGCGAAGCTGATTATATCCGGTTTTTCCTGCTATCGCTTTCGTTTCATTTACTGGTTGCCTTTGCGGCATTTACGGGCAAGGGGCAAGTTAATGGGTTTTGGCAGTTTAATAAAACATTGTTTCTTCGTTTTTTAACGAGCGTATTGTATGGTGTGGTTTTGTTTTTAGGGATAGCTGCCGCCATTGCCGCTACTAACTTTTTATTCAACTTTAAGTTTGAGTGGGATACTTATGCCATACTTTGGGTTTGGATAGTGGGCTTGTTTACCACTACCTTTTTCCTGGCTGGCGTACCCGCCGATACGCGTGCGCTTAACGACGATTTGAGCTACCCCAAAGCATTGAAAATATTTACCCAGTTTGTATTGATCCCTCTATCAACCATATATGTGCTTATTTTATTAGCATACGAGATTAAGATCATCACACTTTGGAGCCTGCCAAAAGGCCTGGTATCAAATCTTATTTTAAGCTATGCGGTGTTTGGAGTGCTGTCATTGTTGCTGATATATCCCATTCGTGAACATGATGGCAATAGATGGATCAAAATTTATTCGCGCAGTTTTTATTTTTTGTTGATCCCCTTGTTGGGCCTCCTGTTTGTGGCAGTAGGCGCAAGAGTTTTCATGTATGGCATTACCGAATGGCGCTATTTTTTAATCGCGCTTGCCTGCTGGTTGTTGTTTATTTCCGTTTACTTTTTAGCTTTTAAAAAGCAGAATATAAAGCTTATCCCTATCTCTTTATGTATAGTAACCATTTTATCCGTGTACGGCCCGCAAAGCGCTTTTACGGTTAGTATGTATTCGCAAAAGCGAATTATAATTAAGTTTTTTGAAAAGCACAATGCGTTGAAAAACGGCAAATTCATCGCGGTTGATAGTACAAAGGTGAGCGAAAAAGACGGCAGTAAAGCTGTGGCATCTTTAAATTATTTCATTTATAAATACGATATCACACCCTTACAGCCGTATTTTAATAAAGATCTTACCGCATTGTCCGATTCGTTAGGTAGGTTGAAAAGCCGGGACTGGCGCACTTCGGGCGATTATGGGCGGAGAGAGTTAAGGGAAAGTAAGTATGAGTGGGCCCGACTTTCTCTTGGCCTCCACCATTTTGAAACCTGGTACAACGAGAATGATAACGCTATGACCTATTACTATACATTTAGCAAAAAAGAAAAAATAGTAGTTGTAATGGGCTATGATATAACACTCGTCGCCGATGAGTATGCTGATACCCTGACTAATAATTTCAACGGCATTCAAATTAAGCAAACACAACCGGCGAACGGGTCATTTACGTTAAAACTCAATAGCGAAACTTTTAATTTCAGACCTTTTGATGTTGCCCATAAATTGTTGGCAGATACAGCAACCCTTAATAAATATCACACGCCTACAGAGTCTGAATATTATAAAAATTACGATCTACCGGCTAAAGAGACTTTATTTACTAAAGAAACGACTACGTATAAAGTAGCCTTTCAGATCAACAGTATAAATTTTAATATTACAGGAAAAGAGAAACCAGCCGACATAAAAATATCGGGCACCTATTTAATCAAAATCAAGTAG
- a CDS encoding pyruvate dehydrogenase complex E1 component subunit beta, whose product MREIQFREALREAMVEEMRNDGNIYLMGEEVAEYNGAYKVSQGMLDEFGAKRVIDTPISELGFAGIGIGSAMNGLRPIIEFMTFNFSLVAIDQIINGAAKIMSMSGGQFSVPIVFRGPTGNAGMLSSQHSQCFENWYANCPGLKVVVPSNPYDAKGLLKSAILDPDPVIFMESELMYGDKGEVPEETYYIPLGKAKVVTEGTDVTLVGFGKIMKVVIAAAAELAKEGINAEVIDLRTVRPIDYETVINSVKKTNRLVIIEESWPLGSIATEVAFKVQKDAFDYLDAPILRIMGGDVPLPYAPTLIQEYLPNPERVIKAVKEVMYVTK is encoded by the coding sequence ATGAGAGAAATACAATTCAGAGAAGCGCTACGTGAGGCTATGGTCGAAGAAATGCGCAACGACGGAAATATATACCTGATGGGTGAAGAGGTTGCCGAATATAATGGTGCCTACAAAGTAAGCCAGGGTATGCTGGATGAATTTGGTGCTAAACGCGTTATTGATACGCCCATCTCTGAATTAGGCTTTGCCGGTATTGGCATCGGTTCGGCTATGAATGGCTTACGCCCGATCATCGAGTTCATGACCTTTAACTTTTCGTTAGTGGCTATCGATCAGATCATCAATGGTGCGGCCAAAATCATGTCGATGAGCGGTGGCCAGTTTTCTGTACCAATCGTTTTCCGTGGCCCAACCGGTAATGCGGGTATGCTTAGTTCGCAGCACTCACAATGCTTCGAAAACTGGTATGCCAACTGCCCGGGTTTAAAGGTTGTTGTTCCATCAAACCCTTACGATGCAAAAGGCTTATTAAAATCTGCAATATTGGATCCCGATCCGGTTATTTTTATGGAATCGGAATTGATGTATGGCGATAAAGGCGAAGTTCCTGAAGAAACGTACTATATCCCATTGGGTAAAGCCAAAGTGGTAACAGAAGGTACCGATGTAACTTTGGTAGGTTTCGGTAAGATCATGAAAGTAGTTATTGCTGCCGCTGCCGAATTGGCAAAAGAAGGTATCAACGCCGAAGTGATAGATTTACGTACTGTGCGCCCTATCGATTACGAAACTGTGATCAATTCGGTAAAAAAAACAAACCGTTTGGTAATTATTGAAGAAAGCTGGCCTTTGGGTTCAATTGCTACCGAGGTTGCCTTTAAAGTGCAAAAAGATGCTTTTGATTACCTTGATGCGCCTATACTGCGTATTATGGGTGGCGATGTTCCGTTGCCTTATGCGCCAACTTTAATACAGGAATATCTGCCAAACCCTGAAAGGGTTATTAAAGCCGTTAAAGAGGTAATGTACGTTACTAAGTAA
- a CDS encoding transposase: MKDCQWIQQLHSYGLLNRCYVSEGLLKELRSYQRLREDHLRSASMHIQHMQKALIEMNIRLPEVLSQIHGASGKALITAILSGERDRYKLLALCHKKIKDKKSEEVLKALEGHYTPHGLFALEQAYKAYLFYQGQILECDRKIDSTLQQINKDKQLPPGTNTGNRKPIRHNKPQVKDLGGHLLKIFGGRDATRLPGFTDYNWLQLYTEIGADLSQWSTEKRFANWLGVSPGQNRSGKKNKSKSKGKPTAGQIFKEMACGLLNSKYIGWGAFARRLRGRKGPAIAIKATARKLAIQYWRLMVKGSDFVEKGIEAYDNMLKEQKQRYLQKLAIEFNVDLVPI, from the coding sequence GTGAAAGACTGCCAGTGGATCCAGCAGTTACATAGTTATGGTTTACTGAACCGTTGCTACGTTTCTGAGGGGCTGCTCAAGGAGCTACGTAGTTACCAGCGATTACGTGAAGACCACCTCCGGAGTGCCTCGATGCATATTCAGCATATGCAAAAGGCCCTGATCGAAATGAATATCCGTTTACCGGAAGTATTAAGTCAGATACATGGGGCCAGTGGAAAAGCCCTTATAACAGCAATCCTTTCCGGTGAAAGAGACCGTTATAAGCTGCTTGCTCTCTGCCACAAAAAAATCAAAGATAAAAAGAGCGAAGAAGTATTAAAGGCTTTGGAGGGCCATTACACGCCACATGGGCTTTTTGCCCTGGAGCAGGCTTATAAGGCATATCTTTTTTATCAAGGCCAGATCTTGGAGTGTGACCGGAAAATAGATAGCACCTTGCAACAGATTAATAAAGACAAACAACTACCGCCCGGTACAAATACCGGAAATAGAAAACCGATCAGGCACAATAAGCCCCAGGTTAAAGACCTTGGCGGGCATTTGCTGAAAATATTTGGTGGCCGGGATGCCACCAGGCTTCCCGGCTTTACAGATTATAACTGGTTACAGTTATATACAGAAATTGGAGCCGATTTAAGCCAGTGGTCGACGGAAAAACGGTTTGCCAATTGGCTTGGGGTATCTCCCGGTCAGAACCGTTCGGGCAAGAAAAACAAAAGTAAAAGCAAAGGAAAACCTACCGCCGGCCAGATATTCAAGGAAATGGCGTGCGGCTTGCTAAACAGCAAATACATTGGATGGGGAGCATTCGCCAGACGGTTAAGAGGAAGAAAAGGTCCGGCGATAGCCATCAAAGCAACTGCCAGAAAATTGGCTATTCAATATTGGCGTTTAATGGTTAAAGGGAGCGATTTTGTAGAAAAAGGCATAGAGGCATATGATAACATGCTTAAAGAGCAGAAGCAAAGGTATTTACAAAAGCTCGCTATCGAATTTAATGTGGACTTAGTACCTATATAA
- a CDS encoding IS110 family transposase: MEKMRTHAAGIDIGSRHVFVGLESGPVRSFETFTGDLVALSKYLLENRVTTVAMEATGVYWYVLHDILSDAGLDVWLVDGRQTKQLPGKKDRCERLPVDPAVT; encoded by the coding sequence ATGGAAAAAATGCGTACACATGCAGCCGGTATAGATATTGGCTCCCGTCATGTTTTCGTTGGCCTGGAAAGCGGCCCTGTCCGTAGCTTTGAAACCTTTACCGGCGATCTGGTAGCACTTAGTAAATATTTACTGGAGAACCGGGTAACTACAGTGGCGATGGAAGCTACAGGTGTTTACTGGTATGTACTTCATGATATCCTGTCAGATGCAGGGTTAGATGTGTGGCTGGTCGACGGCCGCCAAACCAAACAGTTGCCTGGGAAGAAAGACAGATGTGAAAGACTGCCAGTGGATCCAGCAGTTACATAG
- a CDS encoding TolC family protein: MKKLPMLKKANLYILNTAFLLILTAGCKTYKPVTGSDAAANLPGTFGSSNDTTTIAALPINQFFTDQKLISLIDTALKASPDILTALQRVEASRANLRFSASKLLPTVNIAANVGLEKYGDYTQNGVGNYDTNFSQNINGNQHIPNPTPNYFLGFQSSWEVDLWGKLGNQKKAAFARFLASQSGYRLITTQLTAQIAGLYYQLLALDAELAIIKKNIALQDNALEIVKIQKLGGRATELAVQQFEAQLARTKGLQYTTLQQITETENQLNFLSGSFKGKITRDTSIMKIALPVIIGAGVPSQLLLNRPDIRAAELELTAMNADIKTARASFFPTLTLTPYAGYNSFNAGLLFNPGSFTYGLIGGLTAPVFNRKGIKAEYERTIAEEKIAVYNYQKTILSGFQEVNNNLSGISNYKQAFEFKQRELQALNNALSVANDLYLVGRANYLEIITAQRSVLDAELELTNIKRNIFLSSVNLYQAVGGGWR, translated from the coding sequence ATGAAAAAGCTACCGATGCTAAAAAAAGCAAATTTATATATCCTGAATACCGCGTTTTTATTGATTTTAACGGCAGGCTGCAAAACGTATAAGCCAGTTACAGGTTCAGATGCGGCCGCTAATTTACCCGGAACCTTTGGCAGCAGCAATGATACTACAACCATAGCCGCCTTACCCATCAACCAGTTTTTTACCGATCAAAAACTCATCAGCCTTATTGATACCGCGCTAAAAGCCAGCCCGGATATCCTTACAGCGTTGCAGCGGGTAGAAGCGTCGCGCGCCAACCTCAGGTTTAGCGCGTCGAAATTATTGCCAACAGTTAACATCGCAGCCAATGTCGGGCTGGAAAAATATGGTGATTATACACAGAACGGCGTGGGTAATTACGATACCAATTTTTCGCAAAACATTAACGGCAACCAGCACATCCCCAACCCAACGCCCAATTATTTCCTGGGCTTTCAAAGCTCCTGGGAAGTTGACCTGTGGGGTAAATTAGGTAACCAAAAAAAGGCTGCCTTTGCCCGTTTCCTGGCCAGCCAAAGCGGGTATCGGCTAATTACAACCCAGCTTACGGCACAAATAGCCGGGCTGTATTACCAGTTGCTTGCGCTCGATGCAGAGTTGGCTATCATCAAAAAAAACATAGCACTGCAGGATAACGCGCTGGAAATAGTAAAAATTCAAAAACTGGGCGGCCGGGCTACCGAGCTTGCCGTACAACAATTTGAGGCCCAATTGGCGCGGACCAAAGGCCTGCAATACACAACCCTGCAGCAAATAACCGAAACCGAAAACCAGCTCAATTTTTTATCGGGTAGTTTTAAAGGAAAAATCACAAGGGATACGTCTATCATGAAAATCGCCTTGCCGGTAATTATTGGAGCGGGCGTGCCGTCACAGTTATTACTTAACCGTCCTGATATCCGCGCTGCCGAGCTGGAACTAACGGCCATGAATGCCGATATTAAAACGGCCAGGGCCAGCTTTTTCCCTACACTTACCTTAACGCCATACGCGGGCTATAACAGCTTTAACGCGGGTTTGCTATTTAACCCCGGCTCGTTTACCTATGGGTTGATTGGCGGGCTTACAGCGCCTGTATTCAACCGCAAGGGCATAAAGGCGGAATATGAACGTACCATCGCCGAAGAAAAGATAGCGGTTTATAATTACCAGAAAACTATCCTATCGGGTTTCCAGGAGGTTAATAATAACCTGAGTGGCATCAGCAATTACAAACAGGCCTTTGAATTTAAACAACGGGAGTTGCAAGCGCTCAATAACGCCCTATCGGTAGCCAATGATCTTTACCTGGTTGGCCGCGCCAATTACCTGGAGATTATTACAGCCCAACGCAGTGTACTGGATGCCGAACTGGAACTAACCAACATTAAGCGAAATATATTTCTAAGCTCGGTGAATTTGTACCAGGCGGTAGGTGGAGGGTGGCGGTAG
- a CDS encoding efflux RND transporter permease subunit, whose translation MFETFIKRPVLSLVISLIITLLGVLALITLPVTQFPDIVPPSVTVTANYTGANAEVCAKAVATPLERAINGVPGMTYMTTVCSNDGLTVIQIYFNVGVDPDQAAVNVQGRVATIIDEMPEEVIKAGVTTEKEVNSMLMYLNIISEDPGMDEKFIYNFTDINVLQELKRIDGVGRAEIMGAKEYSMRVWLKPDRMMAYKVSTDDVIDAIRAQNVEAAPGKTGQSSDKSPQMLQYVLRYPGKFFEPKQYENIVIRAEEGGSVLKLKEIADVEFGSLTYSMVSNTDGKPSASIMIKQRPGSNARDVINNIKTRMAELKKSSFPAGMSFNVNYDVSRFLDASIHEVLRTLVEAFVLVFIVVFIFLQDFRSTLIPALAVPVALIGSLFFMQLLGFSINLLTLFALVLAIGIVVDNAIVVVEAVHVKMTEEHMNAMDATIQAMKEISGAIVAITLVMSAVFVPVAFMSGPVGVFYRQFSLTLAISIVISGVNALTLTPALCAIMLKHNPVPKKKSLTQRFFTGFNKRYDGLQNKYSGFMTFLSPRKGITIALLMGFFVLTWGTSAILPTGFIPTEDQGMIYVNVTTPAGATVERTEQVLKEIASKTKSIKAIESVSTLSGYSLVNEIAGASYGMAMINLKPWDERKESLEDIIATLTAKTKNIGDASIQYFPPPTVPGFGNSSGFEIRVLDRSGQGDLQKAAKVTKDFVDALNASPEISGAFTSFDPNFPQYMISVDQQTAAQKGITVDKAMSTLQTLMGSFYASNFIRFGQMYKVMVQAAPEYRARPEDVLNLQVKNDKGEMVPFSTFIKMEKVFGPEQLTRYNMYTSAMVTGDAAKGFSSGDANAAIERIAKQKLPKGYTFEWSGMTREQILSGNQAIYIFIICLIFVYLLLAAQYESFLLPLPVILSLPTGIFGAFFFLKICGLENNIYAQVALVMLIGLLGKNAILIVEFAIQRQKEGLPIVKAAIEGAVSRLRPILMTSLAFIAGLIPLCIADGAGAMGNRSIGTAAAGGMLMGTLFGVILIPGLYVIFAGLAARKHKTPEEPLTEMRHEMEIVN comes from the coding sequence ATGTTCGAAACATTTATAAAGCGACCGGTGCTGTCGCTTGTGATATCTTTAATAATTACCCTGCTGGGCGTGCTGGCATTAATTACTTTGCCGGTTACCCAGTTCCCTGATATTGTGCCCCCATCGGTAACCGTTACCGCCAACTATACCGGTGCGAACGCCGAGGTTTGCGCTAAGGCCGTGGCTACACCGCTTGAACGCGCCATTAACGGTGTGCCGGGCATGACTTATATGACCACCGTTTGCAGCAACGACGGGCTTACGGTGATACAGATTTATTTTAACGTTGGGGTCGATCCCGACCAGGCTGCGGTAAACGTACAAGGCCGTGTTGCCACTATTATTGACGAGATGCCCGAAGAGGTGATTAAAGCCGGGGTAACTACCGAAAAAGAGGTGAACAGTATGCTGATGTACCTGAACATCATCAGCGAAGACCCCGGCATGGACGAGAAATTCATCTACAACTTTACCGACATCAACGTACTGCAGGAACTTAAACGTATTGACGGCGTTGGCCGTGCCGAAATTATGGGTGCCAAAGAATACTCTATGCGGGTTTGGTTAAAGCCCGATAGGATGATGGCTTACAAGGTATCTACCGATGATGTAATTGATGCTATCCGCGCGCAAAACGTGGAAGCAGCGCCGGGTAAAACCGGGCAAAGCTCAGATAAATCGCCTCAAATGCTGCAATATGTTTTGCGCTATCCGGGCAAGTTTTTTGAACCCAAGCAATATGAAAACATTGTTATCCGCGCCGAAGAAGGCGGCTCTGTATTAAAACTGAAAGAAATTGCCGATGTTGAATTTGGCTCGCTTACCTACAGCATGGTATCCAATACCGATGGTAAGCCATCAGCATCTATCATGATAAAACAACGCCCTGGCTCAAACGCGCGGGATGTTATCAACAACATTAAAACCCGCATGGCCGAGCTTAAGAAAAGCTCGTTCCCGGCCGGTATGAGTTTTAATGTAAATTATGATGTATCCCGTTTTCTGGATGCTTCTATCCACGAAGTGTTGCGCACTTTGGTAGAGGCTTTTGTACTGGTATTTATTGTAGTGTTCATTTTCCTGCAGGATTTCCGGTCAACATTAATACCTGCTTTGGCTGTACCCGTGGCGCTAATTGGTTCGTTGTTTTTTATGCAGCTGCTGGGCTTTTCCATCAACCTGCTTACACTATTTGCGCTGGTACTGGCTATTGGTATTGTGGTTGATAACGCCATTGTGGTGGTTGAGGCCGTGCACGTAAAAATGACCGAAGAGCACATGAACGCTATGGATGCCACCATACAGGCCATGAAAGAGATCAGCGGGGCTATTGTAGCCATTACGCTGGTTATGTCGGCAGTATTTGTGCCGGTAGCGTTCATGTCGGGGCCGGTTGGGGTATTTTATCGCCAGTTTTCGCTTACGCTGGCCATCTCAATTGTGATATCAGGCGTGAATGCTTTAACACTTACCCCCGCACTTTGCGCCATTATGCTAAAGCATAACCCCGTGCCTAAAAAGAAAAGCCTAACCCAACGCTTTTTTACCGGCTTTAATAAACGCTATGATGGCCTGCAAAACAAGTACTCGGGCTTCATGACCTTCCTGTCGCCACGCAAAGGAATAACTATTGCCTTGCTGATGGGCTTTTTTGTGCTTACCTGGGGCACCAGCGCTATATTACCAACAGGCTTTATCCCTACCGAAGATCAGGGGATGATTTACGTAAACGTAACCACACCAGCCGGCGCAACAGTTGAGCGTACCGAGCAGGTTTTAAAAGAGATAGCAAGTAAAACCAAAAGCATCAAGGCAATTGAGTCGGTATCCACTTTATCGGGGTATAGCTTGGTAAACGAAATTGCGGGTGCATCCTACGGCATGGCCATGATTAATCTGAAACCATGGGATGAGCGCAAGGAATCGTTAGAAGATATTATTGCCACGCTGACAGCAAAAACCAAAAACATAGGCGATGCATCAATCCAGTATTTTCCGCCGCCAACGGTTCCGGGCTTTGGTAACTCCAGCGGTTTCGAGATCAGGGTGCTTGACCGTTCCGGCCAGGGCGATCTGCAAAAAGCCGCCAAAGTAACCAAGGATTTTGTAGATGCGCTAAATGCATCGCCCGAAATTTCGGGCGCGTTTACCAGTTTCGATCCCAACTTTCCGCAGTACATGATCTCTGTGGATCAGCAAACAGCGGCTCAAAAGGGAATTACGGTTGATAAAGCAATGTCCACCCTGCAAACCTTAATGGGTAGCTTTTACGCGTCCAACTTTATCCGCTTCGGGCAAATGTATAAAGTGATGGTGCAGGCCGCGCCCGAGTACCGCGCCCGGCCCGAGGACGTTTTAAACCTGCAGGTTAAAAACGACAAGGGCGAAATGGTGCCTTTTTCAACTTTTATTAAAATGGAAAAAGTTTTCGGCCCCGAGCAGCTTACCCGCTACAACATGTATACATCGGCCATGGTTACCGGCGATGCGGCTAAAGGTTTCAGCAGCGGCGATGCTAATGCCGCTATTGAACGCATAGCCAAACAAAAGCTACCCAAAGGCTATACCTTTGAATGGTCGGGGATGACGAGGGAACAGATCTTATCGGGCAACCAGGCTATTTACATTTTTATCATCTGCTTAATATTTGTTTACCTGTTGCTGGCCGCGCAGTACGAAAGTTTTTTGCTGCCGCTGCCGGTTATCTTATCATTACCTACAGGTATTTTCGGAGCGTTTTTCTTTTTAAAGATATGCGGATTAGAAAACAATATCTACGCCCAGGTAGCCCTGGTAATGCTGATAGGCTTGCTGGGTAAAAACGCCATCCTGATAGTAGAATTTGCCATCCAGCGGCAAAAAGAGGGACTACCGATAGTTAAAGCCGCTATTGAAGGCGCAGTATCCCGCTTACGGCCCATCCTGATGACGTCGCTGGCATTTATTGCCGGCTTAATTCCATTATGTATTGCCGATGGCGCAGGGGCAATGGGCAACCGGTCGATAGGTACTGCGGCGGCAGGAGGAATGCTGATGGGCACCCTCTTCGGTGTAATATTAATACCCGGCCTGTATGTAATATTTGCCGGATTAGCAGCGCGTAAACATAAAACGCCCGAAGAGCCGCTTACCGAAATGCGCCATGAAATGGAAATTGTTAACTAA
- a CDS encoding efflux RND transporter periplasmic adaptor subunit has translation MKTVKAILPLLAIITAIYVTGCSSKAQTTQDEATDTLQLPVLTLATRDTVIQKPYVADIQALKNIDIRSRVRGFLEKIFIDEGASVQKGQLLFKLNDQEFKVNLTKAKAALSNAVAAAKATALEVDRVKMLVDKKVISKSELDVAESKLSADKATIEEARSMVQSAEDQLAYTYIHAPFDGIVDRIPLKSGSLIDEGTLLTSLSDISSMYAYFSFPENEYLQYVRKRKTAPGKTSDKVRLVLADGLDFPYEGDIETVEAEIEQKTGSINFRARFPNPQKLLKHGATGKLFISTKADNVVMVPQQSVFDIQDKSYVYLVDKNNQLHMRAFVPQTRFSNYYIVKDGLKPGDKILLEGTQNVRDGMIIKPRKLSRDSLLAMK, from the coding sequence ATGAAAACAGTTAAAGCAATACTGCCCTTACTGGCAATAATAACAGCTATATACGTCACGGGTTGCTCCTCCAAAGCACAAACCACCCAAGACGAAGCCACCGATACCCTACAACTACCTGTACTTACATTAGCCACGCGTGATACGGTTATCCAAAAGCCTTATGTTGCCGATATCCAGGCATTAAAAAACATTGATATCCGTTCGCGCGTTCGTGGTTTTTTGGAAAAAATTTTTATCGACGAAGGCGCATCGGTGCAAAAAGGCCAGCTGCTTTTTAAACTCAACGACCAGGAGTTTAAGGTAAACCTCACCAAGGCCAAAGCAGCCCTAAGTAATGCTGTTGCCGCCGCCAAGGCGACCGCCCTGGAGGTTGACCGTGTTAAAATGCTGGTTGATAAAAAAGTGATCTCCAAATCGGAACTGGACGTGGCCGAATCAAAGCTTAGCGCGGATAAGGCAACCATTGAAGAGGCCCGTTCCATGGTGCAAAGCGCCGAAGACCAGCTGGCCTATACCTACATCCACGCACCGTTTGATGGCATTGTGGATAGGATTCCTCTTAAATCGGGCAGTTTGATTGATGAGGGCACGCTGCTCACCAGCTTGTCTGATATCAGTTCGATGTACGCGTACTTCAGTTTCCCCGAAAATGAATACCTGCAATACGTTCGTAAACGCAAAACCGCGCCGGGCAAAACAAGCGACAAGGTGCGGCTGGTACTGGCCGATGGCCTCGACTTTCCGTACGAGGGCGATATTGAAACTGTTGAAGCAGAAATTGAACAAAAAACCGGTTCTATTAATTTCAGGGCTCGCTTTCCCAACCCGCAAAAGCTTCTGAAGCATGGCGCCACCGGCAAGCTATTTATATCAACCAAGGCCGATAACGTGGTTATGGTGCCACAACAATCGGTATTTGATATCCAGGATAAAAGCTATGTTTATTTAGTTGATAAAAACAACCAGCTGCATATGCGTGCTTTTGTACCGCAAACCCGTTTTTCTAACTACTATATCGTAAAAGATGGCTTAAAGCCCGGCGACAAAATACTGCTGGAGGGCACCCAGAATGTACGCGACGGAATGATCATTAAACCAAGAAAACTCAGCAGGGATTCGCTGCTTGCTATGAAGTAG